A window from Bufo bufo chromosome 1, aBufBuf1.1, whole genome shotgun sequence encodes these proteins:
- the LOC120989329 gene encoding olfactory receptor 11L1-like codes for MLNSVQNMLQPNISMITKIHLLGFQSSKNVNYVLFTIFLLIYCLTLCGNLLMVTLVTLVRELHQPMYFFLTQLSIADVLLTTDIVPSLLHVLLHKVGIIHFVGCIAQFFIFAFCEGSECFLLTVMSYDRYLAICNPLRYTTIMNRNLCLKLVIISWLLGFSFSTVEMASTSSLQYCGPKIIDHFFCDLMPILELSCSDTSGVQLEIMLIAAPVLLCAFMIIIMSYSYIIFVILNIPSSTGRQKAFSTCSSHLTVVSIFYGTLFGVYILPTKGQSLNIKKFLSLLYTVGTPLINPVIYSLRNSHIIKAFGTFKSNFL; via the coding sequence ATGCTTAATTCAGTTCAGAAtatgcttcaaccaaatatttccATGATTACGAAAATCCATTTGTTAGGATTTCAAAGTTCAAAGAATGTAAATTACGTTCTCTTTACAATTTTCCTCCTGATCTACTGTCTGACGTTATGTGGAAACCTCCTCATGGTAACCCTGGTGACACTCGTCAGGGAACTTCACCAGCCCATGTACTTTTTCCTCACACAACTATCTATAGCTGACGTCTTACTGACCACAGATATTGTCCCTAGTCTGCTCCATGTTCTACTGCATAAAGTTGGGATCATTCATTTTGTAGGTTGCATTGCTCAGTTTTTTATATTTGCCTTCTGTGAGGGTTCAGAGTGTTTTCTTCTGACAGTCATGTCTTATGACAGATATTTGGCCATCTGTAACCCATTGCGGTATACCACCATCATGAATCGCAATTTGTGCCTGAAACTGGTCATTATAAGTTGGTTGTTGGGTTTTTCTTTCTCGACAGTTGAAATGGCATCAACATCCTCCTTACAATATTGTGGACCCAAAATCATTGATCATTTCTTCTGTGACCTGATGCCAATACTCGAACTATCGTGTTCAGATACCAGTGGTGTCCAGTTAGAAATTATGTTAATAGCTGCCCCTGTTCTTTTATGTGCTTTTATGATAATTATAATGTCCTATAGTTATATCATCTTTGTCATCCTGAATATTCCTTCATCTACTGGTAGAcagaaagccttctccacctgCAGCTCCCACCTCACTGTGGTCTCCATATTCTATGGAACATTATTTGGTGTTTATATACTTCCAACCAAAGGCCAATCGTTGAATATAAAAAAGTTTCTATCATTGCTGTACACTGTTGGGACTCCGTTGATAAATCCAGTGATATACAGCTTAAGGAACTCACACATCATTAAAGCTTTTGGGACATTTAAAAGTAATTTCTTGTAA